The following are encoded in a window of Bacillus xiapuensis genomic DNA:
- a CDS encoding M24 family metallopeptidase, giving the protein MNQRFSKLIDWMKTEDIPFSFITSTENVFYLTGFRSDPHERLLGVAVFQEAEPFLVCPQMEAADAKNSGWTYEVVGYTDIEDPWEKIQARVKGRLKSIQRIAVEKQHVNIERYEELARRFPGAAFIGAEAKLEQLRLIKDQSELAKLKKAAEYADYAVKTGAEAIREGKSELEILAEIEFEMKKQGISEMSFSTMVLTGKNAASPHGVPGAAKVQKGDLVLLDLGVVYEGYCSDITRTVAFGEISDKQRNIYDTVLKAELAAVAAVKPGKKAKDIDQTARAIIAEAGYGEFFPHRLGHGLGISVHEYPGITETNELPLQSGMVFTIEPGIYVPGVAGVRIEDDVHVTDNGAEILTAFPKELLFV; this is encoded by the coding sequence ATGAATCAGCGCTTCAGCAAATTAATTGACTGGATGAAAACAGAAGACATTCCGTTTTCATTCATCACTTCAACAGAAAACGTCTTTTACTTAACAGGCTTTAGAAGCGACCCGCACGAACGGCTGTTGGGCGTTGCCGTTTTCCAAGAAGCAGAGCCATTTTTAGTGTGTCCGCAAATGGAAGCGGCCGATGCTAAAAACAGCGGCTGGACATACGAAGTGGTCGGCTACACCGATATTGAAGATCCCTGGGAGAAAATTCAAGCGCGCGTGAAAGGCCGCCTGAAAAGCATTCAGCGCATCGCGGTAGAGAAACAGCATGTCAATATTGAACGGTACGAAGAGCTGGCACGCCGCTTTCCAGGCGCAGCTTTTATCGGGGCGGAAGCAAAGCTTGAACAATTGCGGCTGATCAAAGATCAATCGGAGCTTGCAAAATTGAAAAAAGCAGCAGAATATGCCGACTACGCGGTAAAAACAGGTGCAGAAGCCATCCGCGAGGGCAAATCGGAGCTTGAAATTTTAGCAGAAATCGAGTTTGAAATGAAGAAACAGGGCATTTCTGAAATGTCTTTCTCAACCATGGTGCTAACCGGAAAAAATGCCGCTTCTCCACATGGCGTTCCCGGTGCTGCTAAAGTTCAAAAAGGCGATTTAGTATTGCTTGACCTCGGTGTTGTCTATGAAGGTTATTGCTCCGATATTACGAGAACAGTAGCATTCGGTGAAATCAGCGACAAGCAGCGCAATATTTACGATACGGTGCTGAAAGCAGAACTGGCGGCGGTTGCGGCCGTAAAGCCTGGCAAGAAAGCAAAAGACATTGATCAAACAGCAAGAGCCATCATCGCTGAAGCCGGTTATGGCGAATTCTTTCCGCACCGGCTCGGGCACGGTCTCGGCATCAGTGTCCATGAATACCCCGGAATTACAGAAACCAATGAGCTCCCCCTTCAAAGCGGCATGGTCTTTACAATTGAACCCGGTATTTATGTACCTGGCGTGGCGGGCGTGCGCATTGAAGATGACGTCCATGTAACGGACAATGGAGCGGAAATTTTGACAGCTTTTCCAAAAGAATTGCTATTTGTTTAG
- a CDS encoding universal stress protein has protein sequence MGMKYENILVAVDGSKEAEWAFKKSIEIAKRHDASLNLVHVIDTRSFAAIEAYDRSIAERASSYGNELLEEYKQEADKAGVKTVNTFVEYGSPKVVIPKDIAKQVKADLIVCGATGLNAMERFLIGSVSEHITRAARCDVLVVRTDKSE, from the coding sequence ATGGGCATGAAGTATGAAAATATTCTAGTAGCTGTGGATGGTTCAAAGGAAGCGGAGTGGGCATTCAAGAAATCAATTGAAATCGCTAAACGCCACGATGCCTCATTAAATCTCGTGCATGTGATTGACACTCGCTCATTTGCCGCAATCGAGGCTTATGACCGTTCTATCGCTGAACGAGCTTCCAGCTATGGGAACGAGCTGTTAGAAGAGTACAAGCAAGAGGCGGACAAAGCAGGAGTAAAAACAGTCAATACTTTTGTGGAATACGGCTCACCTAAAGTAGTGATCCCTAAAGATATTGCAAAGCAAGTAAAAGCTGATTTAATCGTATGCGGAGCAACCGGTTTAAATGCCATGGAGCGCTTCTTAATCGGCAGTGTGTCCGAACACATCACACGCGCCGCCCGCTGCGACGTGTTAGTCGTTCGCACAGATAAAAGTGAATAA
- the argH gene encoding argininosuccinate lyase, producing MKKLWGGRFQKSAEEWVDEFGASIHFDQELVFEDIEGSLAHVSMLAETGILTKEEADQITGGLEALKEKASKGELSFTVAQEDIHLNLEAFLIKEVGAVGGKLHTGRSRNDQVATDMHLYLKKQVKHIIGLIEAFQKAIVEKAEAHVETLAPGYTHLQRAQPISFGHHLMAYFWMLERDKERFQEGLKRTDVSPLGAGALAGTTFPIDRKVSAELLGFSGVYANSMDAVSDRDFILEFLSASSILMMHMSRLAEEMILWSSQEFQFIEMDDAFSTGSSIMPQKKNPDMAELIRGKTGRVYGHLFGLLTVLKGLPLAYNKDMQEDKEGMFDTVHTIIGSLKIFAGMVETMKVKVDRLEEAVHNDFSNATELADYLASKGIPFREAHEIVGKLVLHCIQSQCYLADLPLEELKAASEIIEEDIYQVLSPFEAVKRRKSLGGTGFEQVQLQISAARNLLNGKQPSKE from the coding sequence ATGAAAAAGTTATGGGGGGGACGCTTCCAAAAGTCAGCGGAAGAATGGGTAGATGAGTTCGGGGCATCCATCCATTTCGATCAAGAGCTGGTGTTTGAAGATATAGAAGGAAGCTTAGCGCATGTGAGCATGCTCGCTGAGACGGGCATATTGACAAAAGAAGAAGCGGATCAAATCACGGGCGGCCTTGAAGCTTTAAAGGAGAAAGCTTCAAAAGGAGAACTGTCTTTCACGGTCGCCCAAGAGGACATCCATCTGAATTTGGAAGCATTCTTGATCAAAGAAGTCGGCGCGGTTGGCGGTAAGCTTCACACCGGACGCAGCCGCAATGATCAAGTGGCCACTGATATGCATTTGTACTTGAAGAAGCAGGTCAAACATATTATTGGCTTAATTGAAGCATTTCAGAAAGCAATTGTGGAAAAAGCGGAGGCTCATGTGGAAACATTAGCTCCCGGGTACACTCATTTGCAGAGAGCGCAGCCCATTTCATTCGGACACCATTTGATGGCTTACTTCTGGATGCTAGAGCGGGATAAAGAACGATTTCAAGAAGGGCTGAAACGGACAGATGTGTCGCCTCTAGGCGCGGGGGCGCTGGCAGGAACGACTTTTCCGATTGACCGGAAAGTATCCGCTGAGCTGCTTGGCTTCTCCGGCGTTTATGCCAACAGCATGGATGCCGTCAGCGACCGCGATTTCATTCTGGAATTTTTAAGCGCCTCCTCCATCTTAATGATGCATATGTCAAGGCTGGCAGAGGAGATGATTCTTTGGTCCAGCCAAGAATTTCAATTCATTGAAATGGATGATGCCTTTTCCACCGGCTCCAGCATTATGCCGCAAAAGAAAAACCCGGATATGGCGGAGCTGATCCGCGGAAAAACCGGCCGCGTCTACGGCCATCTGTTTGGCTTATTAACCGTGCTAAAAGGCTTGCCGCTGGCGTATAACAAAGATATGCAAGAAGATAAGGAAGGGATGTTCGACACGGTGCATACGATCATCGGCTCCTTGAAAATTTTTGCGGGAATGGTTGAGACGATGAAGGTGAAGGTGGACCGCTTAGAAGAAGCCGTCCACAATGATTTCTCCAATGCCACGGAGCTGGCTGACTATTTAGCATCAAAAGGCATACCATTCCGTGAAGCGCATGAAATCGTCGGCAAGCTGGTGCTCCACTGCATTCAATCGCAATGCTATCTCGCCGACCTGCCTTTAGAGGAGCTGAAAGCAGCGTCTGAGATCATTGAAGAAGACATTTATCAAGTGCTGTCGCCTTTCGAAGCCGTCAAAAGAAGGAAGTCTTTGGGCGGTACAGGCTTTGAACAAGTCCAGCTCCAAATCAGCGCAGCCAGAAACTTGCTAAATGGAAAGCAGCCCTCTAAGGAGTAG
- a CDS encoding argininosuccinate synthase, with protein MSKKVVLAYSGGLDTSVAIPWLKEKGYDVVACCLDVGEGKDLQFVKEKALKVGAVASYMIDAKEEYADEYALIALQAHTLYEGKYPLVSALSRPLIAKKLVEVAEKENAVAVAHGCTGKGNDQVRFEVSIKALNPNLEVLAPVRDWKWSREEEIEYAKQNNIPIPIHLDSPFSIDQNLWGRSNECGILEDPWAAPPEEAYDLTASLENTPDTPEIIEIDFKKGVPVAVNGKPYSLAELILHLNEVAGKHGVGRIDHVENRLVGIKSREVYECPGAMTLIKAHKELEDLTLVKEVAHFKPVIEKKITELIYEGLWFSPLRTALEAFLKETQKYVTGTVRVKLFKGHAIVEGRKSDYSLYNEKLATYTTEDEFDHEAAVGFIQLWGLPTKVNSMVQQEKEKVHS; from the coding sequence ATGAGTAAAAAAGTCGTTCTTGCTTATTCTGGAGGTTTAGATACATCTGTAGCCATTCCGTGGCTAAAGGAAAAAGGATATGACGTTGTAGCCTGCTGCTTGGATGTAGGGGAAGGGAAAGATTTGCAGTTTGTAAAAGAGAAAGCGCTGAAAGTCGGCGCGGTGGCCAGCTACATGATCGATGCCAAGGAAGAGTATGCCGATGAATACGCGTTAATCGCTCTTCAAGCGCACACATTATATGAGGGGAAATATCCGTTAGTGTCCGCGCTGTCACGTCCGCTGATTGCTAAAAAGCTAGTAGAGGTAGCTGAAAAAGAAAATGCGGTGGCGGTCGCACACGGATGCACGGGGAAAGGAAACGACCAAGTGCGATTTGAAGTATCCATTAAAGCGCTGAATCCCAATCTTGAAGTCTTGGCTCCGGTGCGTGATTGGAAATGGTCGCGGGAAGAAGAAATTGAATATGCGAAACAGAACAATATCCCGATTCCGATTCATTTAGACAGCCCGTTTTCAATTGACCAAAACCTTTGGGGAAGAAGCAATGAATGCGGCATTTTAGAAGACCCTTGGGCCGCTCCGCCGGAGGAAGCTTATGACTTAACTGCATCTTTAGAGAATACGCCGGATACGCCGGAAATAATCGAAATTGATTTTAAAAAAGGGGTACCGGTTGCCGTGAACGGCAAACCCTATTCTTTAGCTGAACTCATTCTTCATTTAAACGAAGTAGCCGGCAAACACGGAGTAGGAAGAATCGACCATGTTGAAAACCGTCTAGTTGGCATTAAGTCAAGAGAAGTGTATGAATGCCCGGGTGCGATGACCCTCATCAAGGCGCATAAAGAGCTTGAGGATCTAACTTTAGTGAAAGAAGTTGCCCACTTCAAGCCTGTCATTGAAAAGAAAATCACAGAGCTGATTTATGAGGGATTATGGTTTTCTCCGCTAAGAACGGCTCTTGAAGCATTCTTAAAGGAAACGCAGAAATACGTGACGGGCACGGTGCGCGTTAAACTGTTTAAGGGCCATGCGATTGTCGAGGGAAGAAAATCAGATTACTCTTTATACAATGAAAAATTAGCGACCTATACAACGGAAGATGAATTTGACCACGAGGCGGCTGTTGGCTTCATTCAGCTATGGGGTCTTCCTACGAAAGTAAATTCGATGGTGCAGCAGGAAAAGGAGAAGGTTCATTCATGA
- a CDS encoding EcsC family protein → MAWTDRDQAVWEEIMAWEQGLANDGGNDFLYTYSKWLHAAFEAIPEEALASFLNQMDNVLFQVHSLLQGSQFQNEARERMLASARIFREDVETIADMKKLTIDQLGYLNRQQASRHQIYSLIQGGITGTGGAVPVSTDFAAMILINLRSVQLTAMSYGFDPQTPFEMMASLKVFHAATLPDRFLAAGWQELLLELEAQEQPFFYQEAERLTDAAWMEGTVQQLVKLTAIALFKNKRISNLPWISLAIGAGVNYRFTKRITDYAEKYYQYRLLQEKREKVK, encoded by the coding sequence ATGGCTTGGACGGATCGCGATCAAGCGGTGTGGGAGGAAATCATGGCTTGGGAGCAAGGGCTTGCAAATGATGGCGGCAATGATTTTCTATATACATATTCCAAGTGGCTGCATGCAGCCTTTGAAGCGATTCCAGAAGAGGCGCTGGCCTCCTTTTTGAACCAGATGGATAATGTGCTGTTTCAAGTACACTCTTTGCTGCAAGGCTCGCAATTTCAGAATGAAGCACGGGAACGAATGTTAGCCTCGGCCCGGATCTTTCGCGAGGATGTGGAAACGATAGCCGACATGAAAAAGCTAACGATCGATCAGCTTGGCTACTTAAACCGGCAGCAGGCATCCAGACACCAGATTTATTCTCTTATTCAAGGCGGAATCACGGGAACCGGCGGCGCTGTGCCCGTCAGCACCGACTTTGCGGCAATGATTCTAATTAATTTGCGCTCGGTTCAGTTAACAGCGATGTCCTACGGCTTTGATCCGCAAACCCCATTTGAAATGATGGCTTCCTTGAAAGTGTTTCATGCCGCCACGCTGCCTGACCGTTTTCTGGCAGCTGGCTGGCAGGAGCTTTTGCTCGAGTTGGAAGCCCAAGAGCAGCCCTTTTTCTATCAAGAAGCGGAAAGATTAACCGATGCAGCTTGGATGGAAGGAACGGTTCAACAGCTCGTCAAGCTGACAGCTATTGCGTTATTTAAAAACAAAAGAATTTCCAATTTGCCATGGATCAGTTTAGCGATTGGAGCCGGTGTTAACTACCGGTTTACGAAAAGGATTACAGACTATGCGGAAAAGTATTATCAATATCGCTTATTGCAGGAAAAGAGAGAAAAGGTGAAATAA
- a CDS encoding acetate kinase has product MSKIIAINAGSSSLKFKLFEMPAEKVITKGLIERIGLYPSMFNITVDGNKQKVIMDIPNHETAVKILLDRLTSLGIIHSLDEIDAIGHRVVHGGEIFSHSVLITDEVEEKIDQLSELAPLHNPPNLIGIRAFKAVLPTVPAVAVFDTAFHQTMPESSFLYSLPYHYYTDFNIRKYGFHGTSHKYVSRRAAELLERPLHKLRLISCHLGNGASIAAIHGGKSVDTSMGFTPLAGVTMGTRSGNIDPALIPFIMEKTGKTADEVLDVLNTESGMLGVSGFSSDLRDIEEEAAKGNERAELALEVFASRIHKYIGSYAARMSGVDAIIFTAGIGENSPIIRERVLKGLEFMGIYWDPALNTVRGKEAFINFPHSPVKVVIIPTDEEVMIARDTLKHMLDSNN; this is encoded by the coding sequence ATGTCAAAAATTATTGCAATCAATGCTGGAAGTTCTTCTTTAAAGTTTAAGCTTTTTGAAATGCCTGCAGAAAAGGTAATCACCAAAGGACTTATAGAAAGAATTGGGCTTTATCCATCGATGTTTAATATCACAGTCGATGGAAATAAGCAAAAGGTCATCATGGACATCCCTAATCATGAAACAGCCGTGAAAATTTTATTAGATCGGCTGACGAGCCTTGGCATTATTCATTCTCTTGATGAAATTGATGCTATTGGTCACCGCGTTGTTCACGGAGGGGAGATTTTCAGCCATTCGGTGTTAATTACGGATGAGGTGGAAGAAAAGATCGATCAGCTGTCCGAGCTAGCGCCGCTTCATAACCCTCCCAACTTAATAGGAATTCGTGCATTTAAAGCGGTATTGCCTACTGTGCCGGCAGTTGCCGTATTTGATACAGCTTTCCATCAGACCATGCCAGAGAGCTCGTTTTTATACAGTTTGCCTTATCATTATTATACGGACTTCAATATTCGCAAGTACGGATTTCATGGCACGTCTCATAAATATGTCTCGCGCCGCGCCGCTGAATTGCTTGAACGTCCGCTTCATAAGCTGCGCTTAATTTCTTGCCACCTTGGCAACGGAGCCAGCATCGCTGCGATACATGGCGGAAAATCGGTTGACACGTCGATGGGCTTTACACCGCTTGCCGGTGTGACGATGGGAACGAGATCCGGGAACATTGATCCGGCGCTCATTCCATTTATCATGGAGAAAACCGGAAAAACAGCCGATGAAGTACTGGATGTGCTGAACACAGAATCAGGCATGCTCGGCGTGTCGGGCTTCTCGAGCGATTTGCGTGATATTGAAGAGGAAGCGGCCAAAGGAAACGAACGAGCTGAGCTGGCACTCGAGGTTTTTGCCAGCCGCATACATAAATACATCGGTTCTTACGCTGCGAGGATGTCTGGCGTGGACGCCATTATTTTCACGGCGGGCATTGGAGAGAATAGCCCGATTATCCGTGAGCGCGTGCTCAAGGGTCTTGAGTTTATGGGAATCTATTGGGATCCGGCTCTGAATACCGTGCGCGGCAAGGAAGCCTTTATCAATTTCCCGCACTCTCCTGTCAAAGTAGTGATCATCCCAACAGATGAAGAAGTGATGATCGCCCGGGATACACTGAAGCACATGCTGGACTCTAATAATTGA
- a CDS encoding class I SAM-dependent methyltransferase: MNGISPIESLFKTFDETAAILQQELSCTYLDALAETAENLFQKQVLQENMSEMTKKRIEKKYEGIQLAGLSKEEIRKAYQLAILKGMKENVQPNHQMTPDSIGLFIAYLLGKFMKEKKEFALMDPAAGTGNLLLTVLNQWPDKKIAATGIEVDDLLLKLAWCGANLLEHSVQFYNQDALEPLLVDPVDAVVCDLPIGYYPNDARAAAFELQAEEGHSYAHFLFMEQSLKHTKPGGYLFFLIPNHLFESQGADKLHRYFQKHAYIQGVIGLPLSMFKNKQAAKSIFVLQKHGEKVQAPKQVFLANMPSMKEANALQSIMIKIDKWFLESKYK; the protein is encoded by the coding sequence ATGAACGGAATTTCCCCAATTGAAAGCTTATTTAAAACCTTCGACGAGACAGCTGCAATTCTTCAACAAGAATTATCATGCACCTACTTGGATGCGTTGGCGGAAACGGCTGAGAACTTATTCCAAAAGCAAGTATTGCAGGAAAATATGAGCGAAATGACGAAAAAAAGAATAGAAAAGAAATATGAGGGGATTCAGCTTGCTGGCCTGTCTAAAGAAGAGATCCGCAAAGCGTATCAGCTTGCCATCTTGAAGGGAATGAAGGAAAACGTTCAGCCCAATCACCAGATGACACCGGATTCGATCGGATTATTTATCGCCTATCTTCTCGGCAAATTTATGAAAGAGAAGAAGGAATTTGCACTGATGGATCCGGCGGCCGGAACAGGCAATTTGCTTTTGACAGTATTAAATCAATGGCCGGACAAGAAGATCGCCGCAACAGGCATAGAGGTTGATGATTTATTGCTGAAGCTTGCCTGGTGCGGTGCAAATTTGCTGGAGCATTCCGTTCAATTCTATAATCAAGATGCACTCGAACCGCTCTTAGTCGATCCGGTCGACGCGGTTGTTTGCGATTTGCCAATCGGCTACTATCCAAATGATGCGCGGGCCGCTGCGTTTGAATTGCAGGCAGAGGAAGGGCATTCTTATGCGCATTTTTTATTTATGGAGCAAAGCCTCAAGCATACCAAGCCTGGCGGTTACTTGTTCTTCTTGATTCCCAACCATTTGTTTGAATCGCAAGGAGCCGATAAGCTGCATCGTTACTTCCAAAAGCACGCTTATATTCAAGGAGTGATCGGACTTCCTCTGTCTATGTTTAAAAATAAGCAGGCGGCGAAAAGCATTTTCGTATTGCAAAAACACGGAGAAAAGGTTCAGGCGCCGAAGCAGGTCTTCTTAGCGAATATGCCATCCATGAAGGAAGCGAACGCGCTGCAATCGATCATGATAAAAATAGATAAATGGTTCTTAGAAAGCAAATATAAATAA
- the tpx gene encoding thiol peroxidase, translating into MARVTFKGKPMTILGNEVKAGDQAPDFRVLANDLSEVSLADSQGKVRLISVVPSIDTGVCDAQTRRFNEEASKIDNVEVITISADLPFAQKRWCAANGLENVKIYSDHRDLSFAEAYGVHMKELRLLARAVFVVDSHDKITYVEYVSEGTDHPNYEKAIEAAKAAQ; encoded by the coding sequence TTGGCTAGGGTCACATTTAAAGGAAAGCCTATGACGATACTGGGAAACGAAGTGAAAGCAGGGGATCAGGCGCCTGATTTTAGAGTTCTTGCCAATGACCTGTCTGAGGTTTCATTAGCGGATTCACAAGGAAAAGTTCGTTTAATAAGTGTAGTCCCTTCGATTGACACGGGGGTTTGTGACGCGCAAACACGGCGTTTTAATGAAGAAGCCTCCAAAATCGACAACGTGGAAGTGATCACGATTTCCGCAGACTTGCCATTCGCTCAAAAGCGCTGGTGTGCAGCAAACGGTCTGGAAAATGTAAAGATATACTCTGATCATCGCGATCTGTCTTTCGCGGAAGCATACGGTGTTCACATGAAAGAGCTGCGATTATTGGCACGGGCCGTATTCGTAGTTGACAGCCATGATAAAATTACATACGTTGAGTATGTGAGCGAGGGTACGGATCATCCAAATTACGAGAAAGCCATCGAGGCAGCGAAAGCCGCTCAATAA